The Aethina tumida isolate Nest 87 chromosome 6, icAetTumi1.1, whole genome shotgun sequence genome has a segment encoding these proteins:
- the LOC109603265 gene encoding uncharacterized protein LOC109603265, with amino-acid sequence MFKLVVIVGVLLLATKSRCITTVFQPNDPRANLQYQNYCQTNAGVTQQQIITIEPDGEVSEEINCYFRCIFTQSGFLDESGSVVVENFKLNPFMSNIDYNCLQNLNTINECNDMNQLYGCNI; translated from the exons ATGTTTAAATTAGTCGTTATCGTTGGTGTTTTGCTTCTGGCAACAAAATCACGG TGCATCACAACGGTTTTCCAACCGAACGACCCGCGAGCCAACCTCCAGTACCAGAATTACTGCCAGACCAACGCCGGAGTAACTCAGCAACAAATAATAACCATTGAACCGGACGGTGAGGTTAGCGAAGAAATCAATTGTTATTTCCGCTGCATCTTCACGCAGTCCGGTTTCTTGGACGAAAGCGGTTCGGTTGTGGTCGAAAACTTCAAACTCAACCCCTTCATGAGCAACATAGACTACAATTGTCTGCAAAATTTGAACACCATCAACGAATGCAACGACATGAACCAATTGTACGGTTGTAACATCTAA